The DNA sequence CCCACCAGCTAAAACCAATGAGCACATACAAACTATCCACATATACATAAATCTTGTCGCACAAGCTAAAACCAATATGCTCATAAAGAGCTACCTCCAATATCCAAAGCCAAATGCGAGATATCATCAGACTGATTAGGTAGCAGAATGGTGGGATCCTTCTCCTCGAAATTCCCCTGTATGGCAGCTCCACTGAGGTCTAGCTGCGGCCGTGACAACGACCGGTTAATCGAACTTCCAGCCATCGGTGCCATATCCTTGTCTCCCAACTGTTCTTCTTTCCCTAGAACTGTGCTGCCTCTATCCCTTCCAGTATCAAAATTGAGTTTGGAAATGTCATCAGCAAGATTATCAATATTCGAATTGCCGTCAATCCTAAGTTCTTGGTGGCCCTCTCTATCTCTTAAATTAGCCATCTTAATTACGCCAAGCGGTCTTCCTTCCTAACCCTGAGCTGTTTCCTTCTTACTCAGGTCAAAAGGtccaactttttttattaggtCAGTTGTCCTACATTCAACTGACAGATTtgcaattaaaattcaaatatataatggttataatgaaaattcaagaaaacgCAAAACCTATGTGCCCCCAGAAACAGAATTACTGAATTCgccaaaaagaaacaaaaaaaattcaatcttttataagaaaaaacgAAAATTTACGAAATTAGTGTAGGTTACTAGTAGCAATAAAGGAATTCATAATTGAAAACCTACAAACTAGTGGTTATTTACGAAATCCTATGAGGATGAATGCTTTAGTTGATCGTTGAGGCATAAAAATCCTAACTTTGTTAAAGTCTAGCACACAAGTtgcgaaaattgaaattcagaAAGCGAAAGTTGGAAATTTACAGAATGATAAATTTGCAGACGGTGAAAGAAGGGAAGGATTCAAGAAAGTGGGCTGAGAGGAGTTGCTGTCAGCATTTGCATTGGATTTTTTCTTGGTTTGGTTGGCGCATTACGTTAGAAGCTGGGCCAGTGGATGTACACTGCTCTGGCGAGTGCTAAATAGTACAGTGACTCAttcaaacttttcttttagATGATTAACAAtgacaatttaaatattaatgaagcataaaaagaaaaaagaataatggGAAATTGCGCATGTGGAATTTTGTAGGTTTCTGAAAGACTCTggttataaaaaattaacacgCTTTAATTGGGGGAAAAGGgaagataatttaatagtgGAAAAAGATGGTCAGTTTCGCGTATGAATTCCACTATTAGTCATAGCTTAAGAAGAAAGAAGTTGGACTAcagcaaaataaaaacaaataatgtagaaatagAATAAGAGCACTACTCATTCAACGCGGATTATACACTGATTATTGACTCCACTAACCTTATATTGCTAATTCCAATCTTTCGAAATCAAAACCCACAAATTATTTGATTCTATTCCCAACTCAAAAACCAAGagcagaaaaaaaaagatgtcaTCTTGCACAGTTGCACTTTCGAATTCGCCGGTCTTCTCTccatcatcaacatcatcgTCTTCATCTCCTCGTCTTGCTTGGTTCAACAAGCCGCGTTGCCGGCTTAGGGGGTTTGCCGGCGCCGAATCATCGCCTCTCTTGAAGAGGAAGAGGCCGGCGAGGCTTGATATTCCGGTGGTTGCGGTGCCGGAGAGGGAGTCGCCGGCGCCGGTGATGGCTCCGGAAGTGGATGAGGTGGAGGGAGATGGCTATTCAGTTTGTTGCAAGAGAGGGAGGAAGGATGTGATGGAGGATCGTTTCTCTGCAACTCTTTCCCTTCAATCCGATCAAAAGCAGGTAACTTTCACGTGTTGACTATTTTGTAACGATTCTTGATCGATGAAAAAGATTGGAGAATTcgaaaaatacaatattttgaaaaggGTGGGAAggaaaacatgtttttctcattcttgatCAATGAAAAAGGTTGGAGAATTCGAAAAATACAATCTTTTGAAAAGGGTGAGAAGGAATTCAtgtttttgccatttttgcaGGCCTTTTTTGGTGTGTTTGATGGGCATGGAGGCGCTAGTGCAGCAGAGTTTGCAGCTAAGAATTTGGAAAAGAACATATTAAATGAACTCGAAAAAAGCAACGAAATTGAGGTGGCTGTGAAGAATGGATACCTCACCACAGATTCCGAATTCCTAAACAAAGATGTTAGAGGTGGAGCCTGCAGTGTAACGGCGCTGATCAAGAACGGCAATCTCGTAGCGTCCAACGCAGGCGACTGCCGTGCACTTCTCAGCAGAGGTGGCTCCGCGGTGGCCCTCACCTCCGATCACCGCCCTGGCCTCCGTGAAGACGAGAGGGAAAGAATTGAAAAGCTGGTAATAATAAGACACATGTATATATTCAGTTCCACTAATCTTCCAGTTTCTTGTGAAAAAAATCTAATCTTGATGTTGTTGTGTGATGGTTTATGTAGGGTGGTTTTGTTGAAGAGCGTAACGGTGTTTGGAGAGTCCTGGGATCATTAGCAGTTTCTAGAAGCATCGGAGATCGATATCTTAAGCAATGGATCACAGCAGAGCCTGAGACTAAAGTGATCAGACTTGAACCAGATCATGAATTTCTTGTCCTAGCTTCTGATGGATTGTGGGACAAGGTAGTTTTTCTGAAATTTCTCTTACATGatgaatatttctttttttaatatagtttCTGGTAATGatgaaacttttttatttaattcaggTGAATAATCAAGAAGCTGTAGATATTGCACGCCCTCTTTGCATAGGTATGGAGAAGCCTCAGGTTTTGGCAGCTTGTAGGAAGCTTGTTGATCTTGCAGTTTCAAGAGGAGCTGTTGATGATATTAGTGTGATGGTTGTTAACCTTGGAGGATTTTGTTAACTTTGAGGAAGTAGTGATTATAGATTAACATGTAGAGTTAGTTGTCTTATGACATTGTTTTGGATGCTTACTGTTCTCTTAACTTCTCAGATTTCATACAATGACTTTATTACTGTACAGATATATGATATATCATGTATTAATATAGATGGCATACTAGTCAATtgcataaataaaagaaaatatgtttatTCTTCATCGAGTGGATCAAAGCGCtcaaatttctttaattaaatcttattGAGTTAGATGTGAGCAATTTGGCCACACATTGCTCGGGGACTTTTCCTGCCAACTCATGTTTCAGCGCAAAACGAGTCATTTTGGTCTTAAATGGACGGGGAACTGTCTTGACGAACGTCGGCTCTTTTGGATAGATGTCATCTACGAGATAGTGGCTCATATTGTAATGACGTCCATTGACTGTGAATCTTATCATCGACGCCCTATCACTCATCATTGAAGAGATTAGTGTTGGTGAGGAGGAAGTTGATGTAATTGTTGTATCCAGCGACACCAGAAAAATACTTGCCGGATCCACAATACATAGATGGTCCCTCTATGCATCTCGCGTCATGAGGATGTGATTCTGGCAGCACTGTGGATGTCCTAAATTGTTATACAAGTTTAATCATCCACACACTAGGTTCATTCTTTCTATAAACAGCGGTGGTGTAGAAAATTTTTCTACATTAACACTTTTTCCCCAATCCCATAATTACCTCCCTTCCACTCTTTAGTCACAAAGAAAATCAACACGTTTTTTTCCATATAACCAgttgttttttctttccacAATGCGTCAAGAAGCTGTGGAATCCTTTTTTAGCATTTAATGTTGACTGGAAAAAGAAAGGGAATTGCCACTCTAGGGAGGAGAGAAACTAAGAAGTCTGATAAGACgcaaaaatatactactattatttatattagaatattgaattattgaaaatttaaaaaaaaaacacaatatgacgaattaaataaaataaaacaaacaaacaaacgaACGAACAATTAATTACAACCAATGAAATACAAAAGAGAAtatgttgaaaaaattgaaattttgggaattggagaatagaaaaatgattatatgtaattaaaaataaattttgttgtgtatatagaaataaaactatagcaaatttgatctttatttatagtggtcgaaaaattatgaattttaatggaatattataatttttatatttttaatatataaaatattttaaaaccaaTAACAGACAAATAGCACCACCTCATTGTCAATGAAGAAAGTGAATTGACTTGGTCTGAATTGGCCAACTGAACAACCATGTTATAAGAGAGACACTATATTaagcattttttataattaaaattgatgagAGGGGCCTAGGTTTCCAGGAAACATAGTCTAATGGAGACAAAGAGAATCTTAATTGTGGCAAACACTGACCTAAATAGAACAGGAAACAAGTAGGCTTATGTTGtcactaattttaataataataataataataataataataataataataataataataataatgttagtCACACTAATACTAtaggaaaatcaaaattaaacactatttatttcaaattcgTGATTTTAGTCTTTAGACATCATTAGGccaaaaagaaagagaagaaaattaagacttgaattttggaaattgtgGGATAAATTCTAATGCAGATGGGCTTTTCTAGAATTTTTTGTTTACCTAAGTAGTTCAACTACTGGCCCATTTTGGCGAAGATTGGGTCTTAAATTGTACAAAATGGGCTTTGGGTTATGACTAAGAATTCAATGGGCATCTATACTATTTCTATCTTTTCCTATATTATGCCGGACTTGAAAATAGTACTCATTCTGTctcgcttaagatgacacgtttttctttttagtttgtcccaactaagatgacacatttccttttttggtaactttctctctccaattcatacactcaaccactatttctcactcctattaaaacatccatctttctttatctctctactttaatacttacacccaccttctctctctctaattaaacactttaaccaataactcctaaaatcccgtgtcggCTAagtaatgtgtcatcttagccgggacagagggagtagtattcaTTTTCAGAAGCTGTATCCTTGCATCATTTGAAGAATAAATGTGGAGTACTTTGTATTATTGTCGTACTATCGTAAAAATTGGCCTCTCGAGTTGAGAATtggttaataattaatcaagtaGTTTGCCGTGTTTGatgtttgaaaaaaattaataatagtagtactaaattaaGTAGCCCAATCGTCCAACaacattatcattattttaattttaaactagATTAAAATTGATTCATTTTAGTAACTTTATGTGTAATTATGACACTATTTCGTAATAgcaatattaataatactagtactatttagaAACTACGAATATTCTTTAAGGCTTTTTATGACAAGACTACGTTCATAGGCTATGCGCCGTTACTCTTGGCTTTTTTCCTCATGCTATTGTTAATATCTTATCATGGTTTATTTCAGCTGGTTCTATGcgtttgaattatttttcaagatgcttcaatcattaattttgtattttattgcTTACATAAATTCAAAAGCAAATTTGATACTTTCAAAATAGTTTATAGATACATAAAGTTGTATCGATAGTTCATGTCCAGTGAAGAGACATAACTAGTGCATGAATGACTGTTGTATATAGTATATTGTCTATGTTAGGAAATCGATACAAGTAATCCCgaacataaacaaaataaacgcATAAATTGGTTACTCAATTCGCTACAATGTGTATCTACGTCTACAAACAATATCAAACCAAATATTTCACTATTGGTATAAAGCTTCAACACATGGTATCGCTAACAAGACGCGATATAGAcgacaaaacataaaaattatttcaaaatcaaatcaaaggTTTGTCTTTTTCGATCAAGATTACATGTATTACGAAAAAAAGGTTTGTCTAGTGATAATGCAAGCATGGAGATGTatcattttatgataaaatatgtAGGGGCCAAACCAAAGCTAGAGCTCTAAAATCATTAATATATGGTCCACGCTTCTAATTAGTCACCATTGGTCTAGATAATTGTTAGTTGACTAAAAAAGTAACTATATTATTACTGTTTcctaatttattcatttgacCGAATTTTAGAAGTGAGTAGGGGCCCTTCTCTTTCTAAAACGGGCTAATAGtattaaacaataattaatatgtgGTTTATGCTTAATACAGATAGTTATTTAATGCCATTAATTAAATCGTGTAAATTTTCAATATGATGAAATATAAAAGTTGACAACTTGGGCTCATATTTGTTTCTTCATTAATAGTCTTCTTTAATTCACCATATTATTTTGGGATGAGGAAAACCTTGCAATTGGTTTTCATGAGTGTGCTTTGAATCtcaaaaatagtagtagtagataACTTTTGTTTATAGacccaataaaaaaatatgagtaaaaatcaagtttattactactattagttcttttttaatgattttctTATTGTGTATCATCTAAGTTCACAAAGAATTAGGGATCTCGATTCTTTGAGATTTTAAGTTTTCCaaatataagtaatttaattaaacttaaaaacaaataaagctTAATTACCGGTCagcaattttagttatatatttcCCTTTATTATCTTCAAATATCGAAATGGGCAAATGTGGATTCCACGAAACAAGTTGGTCTAACGCCCTAGCCAATcataaatacacaaatttaaataaataaataatatgtgTAGTAAGCTTTAGAAAAGTTAGTCAGGTGGCACATTATTTCTGATCACATACCTAATTGACGTACACACCAGCcaacaattaatatattttttaactttttaggGTATACttgtttataattaagtaataGTAACTattaaccaaaataaataaaaaggacTTAATGCTAATGCAAATTGCACTTTACATCATCCAAATACCGAATTTAAACAAGAGGTTTGTTAAAAAACACGAGGATGAAAGTAAAAGTAGGTACACTACACACAACTCCAAACCATTTGAATATGAATAAGTTGCAAATATATACACGTATGCATTATGCAATATCGTGTACataagataatatttttttccttctactttAGGGAATTAAAGATAAGATTATCAAAAAAGGCAGCATGGTGTCCGTACAAAAGAGAACTTTATCTTTTTACATATTGGGAATGTGATGTACTAATAATTTGGGGCTTTATCTTATAGATTTCTTATAAGAAATGGAGAAACTTTATAACGATATTATTGACATATGTGATATGTCTAATCCGAATGGCAAAACAATAGGATTGTTAACAAGATATAATGACAATTATATTCACTAATATACATGgaacttttatttaattttacatatatacaagtactttttatgagaaaaatacttaaattggTAGCGGGTGAAGAGGGGTTCTTACAAACCAATCaacacaaaagaaaagaaaaaagtaatactccatcACCATGCAACAGTTATTGCGGAAAGAAAAGAGAGCTTTCATAGCTAAAagcaaaatacaacaaaagaAACACACCTAACCAATACCAAACAAGACATATAAAACAGATCAAAAGCGATAAGAAAGCAAAAAAACACGCCTAATCCTTTCGACATATAGAAGAAAGCCTAGGAATATTTTCGTAGTCACTACCTCACTTCATGTAGCTTTAGCctggtaaaaaaaaagtcatgACGCAACCTAATGTTCATGTGCCAAGATGCCAAAAGAGTTGTCATTTCTCGAACTTCCAATTTTGCTTCAATCCTTGaagatttcatattttgaatattccAAATTAACCATGTGATGGTGTAGAACATTGTCATCCACAACATCATATCGAACTTTTTCATGAATGGTGTCTCACTACATGAGAGGAGATTTGCCTTAGCTTAGTTTAGGGAGCAATAAGACACATCCCACATTCCATTGAGAACGACCACAATACCAAAACTTAcacacaaaaagaaaaaggttaAGGGTCTCATTTTTGATTTTGCAGAAGACACATTTATCATCGTCATTTGTCAATCCTTCAAGCTCCAAACCTGAAAAGCTTTTTCTTGATATGAAGCAAGAACCAAACAATTTACacgtatatatataactaggtgatatttaaatatggacaggcatgatttaatatatacatttttgccacaattgatttaataaaagtaaattgtCGTCTCGTTACTaccaattatttatatgattgAACGTACCCTGGTATacaattgtttttataatttacttatAATAAGCATTGTTTCTACATGATTTTGttctattctaattttaataagaaagatgcttaatatatttttatattttttagtatattaagataagtatttcatttgttaagatattgattatttatatctaatggtgatttattttagaaattttatagtaaaatgaaataaactaTGAAAGAATAACAAAAGGACAAAGAAgaaaactagaaattaaacataaaatggataagtgaaaatttaattgaaaaaaatatggtacttatgaaattattttataattaaatatagtaaattaattatgtagaGTGGTAATTAGTATCACCATATTTAATTcctaaatcaataaattttaattaaaataatactgtaaaaaataattaaatttatgtattaaggGTAAGTTAATCATGAAATTATATCACTAAATATAGAACCGATTCTAAAATCAATCCAATCGATTTCTAAACTAAGCGACATGAtaaggggtgggtcgatacgatatatcgtatcaaaaacgttgtatcgtgtatcgtatcgaaaatatcgatatgaaagaatttcatatcgttatcgtatcgaaagtttcgatatatcgaatttcgatatatcgaactttcgatataaaaaaatatcatatcgttatcgtatcgatatttcgatatatcgtaccgaaattcgatatatcgttaaatatcgatatatatcgaaaataaaatatcgatatatatcgaaaattttaaatatcgatatatcgaaaattttcgatatatatcgtattttcgatataaaacgatatatcgcgatataaggaaatccatatcgttatcgtatcgaaaactcgaaaacttacgatacgatatcgtatcgatatatcgaaaattacgatatatcgaaaattcgatttttcgatatttttcaatacgatacgagcgatatatcattttttcggtatttttgcCCAGCCCTAACATGATTGTATATACTCCTGTTGCATTAATGATAAAAcagattttgaaattatgaGAACGAAATGATAACGACATGAGTTAACCTAATATGCTTATATTGGGCGGTTGATTAATTAGGCTAACCTTCTAGCATGTCATTTCAGTTGAATTTGCGCATCACTCCAGTTATTGTGCCAAcattttctttgttattttgatgaaTAGATCCCACGTTCAAATAAATGATTATACTCACgtcttattataaaataaaattataaaaacattatacacattttactaattttttaactaacatttttatattttttaaaatcggCAGTGACTCAAAGTGAGATTTTAGATAGTAAATGGAAGatgcaatatatttttttcacattaatttcttaaaatctacACCGTCTCAAAGTAAAACTACTCTTATAGTGAtctaatgttatttttttgtcacTTCTGATACTTAAATCTGGGATTATGATGATAAATTCAGTAATAATCTTCCTAATCTAAAGCTAAAACTAGTTGCTAGAATCTGGGATCATGATGATCTTTCTTCTCCCATACAAAAAAAGGTTGAAATTACCCCAACCCTTAGGGTCCCCCACATTCCGGTCCGACAGTATTGTGAGGGGTGTTAAATTAGGGTACGCAGTGACCCGAACATATGCCTATATCGGCAACACGgtaacacattttttaataattaaattaaatgaccGGTGACAGTATgaaatttagatttaaacTAAGTGTATGTTTCGATTGCTACTTGCGTATATAAAACCTCTCgtgacaaaatttgatttctttgtAGTACTCTATTTAGGAATAAGATGTGGAATCATGTGAGGATGTCTATGTGGTgaacacataaaaaaatattatcacttttttaaataataattttacacattttATGGACATCTCGACACGAGTCTTTATTAGAATACGATGAAACTCATAAAATagggaaaaggaaataatatgGACAAATTTGATGAGCAATAAGCTTGCTATCTATAACCGCCCATATTTGTTTATGTATTgaaaaattttatgtcaaattGCAAATGACATAAAAGCTTAATGCTAAATAAACTTTAACACGAAAGGGAGATAACTAACTATTACTGATATAGAAAGCAAACTAAAGTTGTGCGCAACTTAGCaagtttataattaaaaaaaacctaaTGATTTGTGCGATTTTAAGTTAAAACCTCttcatagtagtagtagttacTAGCCTATAGTAGTCTCTAATTTCTGATGCTGATATAGCAATTTTAATGCCATATAATTACTAAGGCGCTAGTTATTATTGTTGCCAAGTTAAGGCATTCaattatttactaaattaagagaaatatCAGTGATTGCATTGAAAGTCTAAGATTTCTATACCAATTATTCGAGTCCCAACTCTCAAGTCTAAAACCGTCAAGTTTGTAAGTCCAATTTTGTGCAAgcaagatttgaatatttgacgggaaaatatttgattctttcattaatccaaaaatatcttattgatttgggcaattttattttttgtccgtattacatttaattaatttaaaaatacacatTACATAAATTGACAGTCCTGCTGACTTTGGGTATATAAATTTAGTcatcaaattaatagttttaggTGTTTTCAAATCCTATTTTCCTCTAAAATAGTAGGAGTGAAATTGTATCATGTCAAAATGAGACATACTACATTTCTTTAAAAAGGTCAACCAAATTCTATGAGAAGCAAGAGCACTGCgttagagtaataaaacttaCTTCGACTAAAATAGGATAGTATCTTGTCCattgcactataaatatttttgtaacctattttgaactttaattatttataaaaaattatcaacataAGTGATTAATTTGTGGTTGAGATTAAGGAGTAATATCTATTCAAattatatgcaaatataaGTACTATTTTAACTTCAGAAATACTGTACATATGACACGCGGTAAGTTTAACTGCAAACAACAgaataaactaataataaagcacaaactttaaataaatacaataattcattatttctaataaaattgtaaatcaagatattgttaaaattaagtaatattaatttttttatttaatactccatatattttattattatggcTAGACTAGTGGCTCGACCGATCCTATTTATAAAACATCAAACCAAATATAAGGTTTCATCCAAAACCAATTATCATATGAGAAATGTCTCAccatgtaattaattttatctctttttatttcatatatatttgcatTGCGAAACATTCACACGTGAATATCTCAACACATCCGCACATGTAAATTATTTGTAGTATTTGTTAATATCTGAACAAGTCACTCGTGATTCGTCACCTCCAAATGACACATTTAACTCAGACATAAGCAATGCTCTAATACCATACTCTATAGTTAAGTTGTTAGTACTATTCTTTTTGGGTTATTCTAAAATAGTcgagtcattttatttttagcaaaaactttatcatctctcttattttactctctcttcatctcacttactttataataccctctcttattttactctctttacTTTAACTTTTAACACATCAATTTAAATCACGTGCCCATAGAAAATGCTTCAATTACCTTGGAACggaggaaatattaaatattaagagGTAGGTATAGTTTCACTCACTTAAGCATACATGATACATGAAAAGGGAGACCAACCAAATTCTATTGAATTTTCATCCTTAAATCAAGTGGTGTTACAAGGAGTGATTAACTAGGTgttaaaaatgatttctttttatgttaaCAATGTTGATGTGAGACAACTTAAATATGAATGTTTTAACATAGTAGAATTTGGCTCAAGCATGGAACTTGCTCTATTATCGTGTTAGATCTTGGGATTAAGAATcatcttagagcatccgcaatggtgcttaggccagcaataggctagccattctctcccctgccacgtcagcaacactaaaaaattcacctgccacatcagatttaggccagccataggctagccataggccagccataataaaaataattcaaaatatactacatttacggaattaaaatcacgattaaattaccgaattaaatttacgagacatatacgggaaaattcattaattttatttttaaaaaaagtacattaactaaaaataaaaaaaaattgcataataaaaaaaaatccgggcttccacacacgagccaccgccccactctactcctcactaatttattaaaaaaatacataaaaaaatgttagtatgccttgaatccgttatagtttgccgctaccCGACGGtatgacatgtttctgttttaggtcttaattttgtattgggctagttgttgttgtccatcgctagatgttgctcttgtacagaaatttagagatagagaaaatcgcgtttatataatttttcaaaataaaaaaaaagaattaaaaaaaattaaaaaaaaaaaagaattaaaaaaaattaaaaaaagaattaaaaaaaaatttaaaaaaaattaaaaaatagcgctggccgatcgctggccgatcgggccgccacaatggcggctagccgatcggccagcgccggccagcgacgagcgatcggccagcccacgccgatccgctcgccgatttcgtcctcgccgattgcaatggttcggctagccgatcggctagcgcgacgaattggctagccggtcgctagccgaccattgcggatgctcttacatCTATGCTAGCAAGTACTTTAAAATTGAGATATTATTGTATAAAAACAGTGAGACAaggatttaattttgattcttcaaaTGGAATttttagaagaaaaatattactccctccgtccccgattagagtcacactttaactgggcacgaattttaaggaAGTGTttgaatgtgtaataaatggagTTAGGTGGTGGAATATTGGACCtctttgattttttgtgtgtaataaatttgtgtaaataatggtattttgtgtaaattttGCCAACAATAAAGGTATTTTTGATGtccaaatatagtaagtaggaagtgtgactcttaatcggggatgaaccgaaataaaaaagtgt is a window from the Salvia hispanica cultivar TCC Black 2014 chromosome 1, UniMelb_Shisp_WGS_1.0, whole genome shotgun sequence genome containing:
- the LOC125208234 gene encoding probable protein phosphatase 2C 25; translated protein: MSSCTVALSNSPVFSPSSTSSSSSPRLAWFNKPRCRLRGFAGAESSPLLKRKRPARLDIPVVAVPERESPAPVMAPEVDEVEGDGYSVCCKRGRKDVMEDRFSATLSLQSDQKQAFFGVFDGHGGASAAEFAAKNLEKNILNELEKSNEIEVAVKNGYLTTDSEFLNKDVRGGACSVTALIKNGNLVASNAGDCRALLSRGGSAVALTSDHRPGLREDERERIEKLGGFVEERNGVWRVLGSLAVSRSIGDRYLKQWITAEPETKVIRLEPDHEFLVLASDGLWDKVNNQEAVDIARPLCIGMEKPQVLAACRKLVDLAVSRGAVDDISVMVVNLGGFC